The genomic DNA CGACATGGTTAATGAAATGACAAACAGATCGAGCATTGACCAGCGGCCAATCCAGGTCACAAAGCGCAGCAGCAGGATACGCGTGCGCAGCCCCTGTTCGCATTTAAACCGGATACTGAGCAGTAGCGTCAGCATCACGATAACTTTGGTGAACGGCACCAGGATACTGGCAAAAAAGACCACTGCGGCCACGGCAACGTTGCTGTTAGCCAGCGACATAATCCCGGAGAGAATGGTGTCTTCCTGGCGGCCGCCGTTGACATAAATAATCGATATCGGCAGCAGGTTCGCCGGAATCAGGAACACGATTGACGCGACCAGCGCCGCCCAGCTTTTTTGTAAACTCTGCTTACCGCGATGATAAAGCGGGGTGTGGCAGCGGCTACAACGCCCGCGCGCGTCGCGATAGCCCGTGTAGTGGCAGTTCAGACATACCTGAAGCGACGTGTCCGGCCGGGTGGCGGGGCGCTGCGGGTAGAAGCGTTCCCACAGCTGTTCGACGTTAAGGTGAATGAGCGTCAGGATGCTGAGTATGACCAGCGAAATATAGGCCAGCAGGCCAACACCCGGTTGTAAAAAAGCGTAGTCCTGAACTTTAATTGAGGCGACGGCGATGCCGACCAGGTAGATGTCGAGCATCACCCACTCTTTGAGTTTATCCAGCATCAACAGGACAGGACGCAGATTCATCCCTAGAATATTACCCAGCCAGAGATAGGCGATAGCGACAACCAGCACCGCCGGGGCGGCGACGGTACAGAAAAAGACCATTGCCGCCGTGACCGGGTCGCCGCTGTCGGTCATCTGCCAGATGCCGTGTAGCAGGTTGGCGTCAATGCGCACCCCGAGCAGGTGCAGACGCAGCAGGGGTTCGCTCCAGGCGAAGGGCATCAGCAGCAGCATGGTAATCGCCATGGCGCCCAGGCGCGTTAACGACCAATCGCGGCCGTCGCGCACTTTGGCGTTACAGCGTGGGCAGTAGGCACATTGCGATGATTTTACGACCGGTAACCGAAAAAGCATATCGCACTGCGGGCAACGTTGGTAATGTGCCCACGGTAGTGGTTCGCTCACCGCGTGAATGCGTATTTTCTTTGTCGGCGTTATAGATGATATTTTCAGTGCCATTTATTACATTGATAAATGAATGTATAACTCTATCTTAACCTAAGTATGGATTCATCTTGAGCCCGAACGCACTTAATGCGTATTTTATCAGGCCAGAGAATGGGTAACGAACCAGTAACATCGTAAACAACAGTGATTGAATAATGAGCAAAAC from Klebsiella sp. WP3-W18-ESBL-02 includes the following:
- the yebS gene encoding membrane integrity lipid transport subunit YebS, giving the protein MALKISSITPTKKIRIHAVSEPLPWAHYQRCPQCDMLFRLPVVKSSQCAYCPRCNAKVRDGRDWSLTRLGAMAITMLLLMPFAWSEPLLRLHLLGVRIDANLLHGIWQMTDSGDPVTAAMVFFCTVAAPAVLVVAIAYLWLGNILGMNLRPVLLMLDKLKEWVMLDIYLVGIAVASIKVQDYAFLQPGVGLLAYISLVILSILTLIHLNVEQLWERFYPQRPATRPDTSLQVCLNCHYTGYRDARGRCSRCHTPLYHRGKQSLQKSWAALVASIVFLIPANLLPISIIYVNGGRQEDTILSGIMSLANSNVAVAAVVFFASILVPFTKVIVMLTLLLSIRFKCEQGLRTRILLLRFVTWIGRWSMLDLFVISLTMSLINRDQLLAFTMGPAAFYFGAAVILTILAVEWLDSRLLWDAHESGNARFTD